TggcggctgctgaggggaggacggctcataataacggctggaacggagcaaatggaatggtatcaaaaacgtggaaaccatgtttttgatgtatttgataccattccacctgttccgctccagccattaccacgagcccatcctccccaattaaatgtgccaccaacctcctgtgattgaCACACACTAATGAGCCCATACTCTACACAAGCCAGTGcggcataaacaatcagagctgcagtaggcctatatgcaaatagccattgtcatatatggatctgtgccatttacctTGAAGTTAACTTTTGTTTTTCACCATGagtggtcgtgagtagatgcgctagttttgagatcaaagcgagagctgcatgtagccacatgAGCACATTcagttcatatcctttgctagttagtgagttattagcccagttatagatcatatgtagtcagcaataggggagtgattgctccctacaagagcacaaaacatgtacatttctagacatctttgaaaagcaagtcaggtaaagagctttttttttgtcttaaaggggcagtgttgtattttgagacaggcttgaataagctaagtagccaataggcagaaggtagcataatttgtctgattctctgtaataatggtatgggaataataatgcattttattttgtaaagtgttttcttgcatcaaacaacacaacaacattttcagtcacctccgtgtctgaaggacaagtggataaacagattttatattgagataaaaacagctgcaatGGGCCTTTAAGTCATTCCAGTGGCCTAATACATTGGGTTTAGCTGCTATGTTTTATACATATGCTGTCTCATACAGTGAATGTTGACCTTGGAACTCTATTTTGAAAGGCATCCTAGAGTCCAAACACCCAGGTCCTATATAGTGATAAGACCTGGGTGATGATAAGTGTATGTTCCAAGGGGAAGAGTCAGAGTAATAATCCAGTCATAATCCAATAATGGTTTGTAATATAGTCCTCTGTCTGTGTTGTTTTGTCTTAGCCATGGATGGTGTGTTAGAGGGAgcagctgtggtgtgtgtgtgtaaactggCCTGCAGTCTTCTCTTCCTGCCCATGGTCACTGCTTCTCTCAGTGCGGTCAGCTTCTGCTGCAGCTGCCTGCTGCTCTTCACAGACCTCGCAGTCACAAGTAAGTGTCCATCTCTAACCCTATTTTTGCTGTGTACAGAGCTATAACTACCTGTTACTCCTTGTAATAGGAATTTCCAGTTTAACAAAAAGGAGAGCAGACTTTAAGTCAATCAAAAATCAATAGGTCGTTCCATGAATAGAGTATATTTTGCgcccctttgatattttaagtagaaattgtgcaccaatattgaattttaaaagcctgttatattaaatgaagtgccctttaatatagaccacatggaacaTTCAATGAATCAGATTTtaaatatgaataaagacttgctaaaatCAGCATTTTTACATGCCCCTCGTCATGTTTTTCTGACTTCTAGAAAggttttaacccacttaaccccaaaatGTGTCAACGTTTTCactatcattgtaaagccctagttatgttATTGCTTTTACAGTCATTTCTAAAGATTATTAAAGttttttgtggtggaaaactgagcatgTCGAGCATATTTTAACAATTTAAATTtgttttgtgaagcttgcatctgtTGCACACacacttccattccccctgtcacaaggggatttatggctgttTTAAGATGAAAACCTCAACCCTGTTACTTAAATGTCACTTTATTGGCATTTAAGTAACCCCAATCTGGTAACAGGGAACAGAAGCACCCTGCGTACACAGCACAGAAGCAGAAAGAATGCCCTTGGAGACAGGCCCTTTGTAGGAAGTCAAAACAAAAGGCAGTGAGTGACCTTGTCagctgctacagaatcacacagtgtTCACAGGATGTCATCAGTACAATACAACAGTGAATAATCAGTGTCCTCGGTCCTTGTACATTCAGTCTGGTGTCAATTACTATCAACAGATATGAGAATCATCCATATGATTCAGTATCAAGTCTAGTGGCCATCAACTGGCACCTTGAGTGTCACAAACACTGGAAATCATGTATTACAGAAAGGGCAAATATATTAACATGCTAAACATTGTGTTAATCACTCTAAACTAAATATGAACTTTTGTGATCTTAAATTTCCCCATTACACTCCTATAGTGTCCTGtgtgactcagttggtagagcatggcacttgcaacgcaaGGATTGTGGGTTAAATTCCCACGGGGGATCAgtacgaaaaagtatgaaaatgtatgcactcactactataagttgctctgtataagagcgtctgctaaatgacttaaatgtaaaatatctATAGGCTACTTCAGTGTCCCAATCCTCATGCTGCCAGTCCCATCCTCCGCATttctcaatttgattgattggTCTTTGTTGTCCCCCAGCCTTCCTGGTTGTCCTCTGGTTTGCGGAGCCCTGGCTACCTCCATTTTCCACGTCCACTGATGTCATCGCTCTGCGCTTCCTGCTCTTCCTCAGCTACATCTACTGGGCGGTGCTGCTGATGACCACACCTCTGGTTGTTGTGGAGACCGCCGTGAGGTTGCAGTGGCCCCAGGTCTGTGGTGGTGGAGCAGTGGACGGAGATGTGGACGAACAGAGTAAAAATCCTGCACCTCACGGCGGTGTGACAGTGGAGGTAGAGAACTGGCAGAGCAGGGACACAGACacgcagagaggagggagagaggaccaggaCCAGGGAAGGTGTCTGTCCCACATACTTGGCTTCCTCTGCTGTCTGCTGGTGTGGGCTCTCTGTGGCGTCTGTGGGGGTCAGGGCTGGAAACTAGAGGAGCTGTGGGTGGAGGTCTGCCTGGAGAGGACCAGCTCCCTCACTCTGTGCCTccccagcctccgcaacactgtCCTGCTTGCTCTGGATGAGCCCAGCTTGGGCCTGGCCACTGTGGCCTTGGCTCTACTGCTGGTGCTGACGGTGGGCTGGGGCCTGCTCAGACGACACCTGGCACACACAGAGACGGACCAACACACACCCACAACCACACCGACACAAAAGGAGGAACATGACTCTGACATTCAACTGCCTGTTCAAACACTCTCTGCACCATGCAAGGCTGTGAACCCTGCGATGTCAGCGGCGTCATCCCCACGGTTTGTTGACCCAGAGACAACATGGTCCAGATGCTCCGTTCACAGCCCATGTTCTGGGAACAACATGCAGCTGTCACTGGGTCACCATGGAAACTCTGTCCTCTTA
This window of the Coregonus clupeaformis isolate EN_2021a chromosome 10, ASM2061545v1, whole genome shotgun sequence genome carries:
- the LOC121575812 gene encoding uncharacterized protein LOC121575812 isoform X1, translated to MVCNIVLCLCCFVLAMDGVLEGAAVVCVCKLACSLLFLPMVTASLSAVSFCCSCLLLFTDLAVTTFLVVLWFAEPWLPPFSTSTDVIALRFLLFLSYIYWAVLLMTTPLVVVETAVRLQWPQVCGGGAVDGDVDEQSKNPAPHGGVTVEVENWQSRDTDTQRGGREDQDQGRCLSHILGFLCCLLVWALCGVCGGQGWKLEELWVEVCLERTSSLTLCLPSLRNTVLLALDEPSLGLATVALALLLVLTVGWGLLRRHLAHTETDQHTPTTTPTQKEEHDSDIQLPVQTLSAPCKAVNPAMSAASSPRFVDPETTWSRCSVHSPCSGNNMQLSLGHHGNSVLLSLEFLSADRLEGHKETKGLGDIPLTGIVEEHTDSTYRSQRGLGQWGFSCPGVNIMTWLVCLLTVCVLPLNLSVNILLIRHIETMLEWSLKLLM
- the LOC121575812 gene encoding uncharacterized protein LOC121575812 isoform X2, coding for MDGVLEGAAVVCVCKLACSLLFLPMVTASLSAVSFCCSCLLLFTDLAVTTFLVVLWFAEPWLPPFSTSTDVIALRFLLFLSYIYWAVLLMTTPLVVVETAVRLQWPQVCGGGAVDGDVDEQSKNPAPHGGVTVEVENWQSRDTDTQRGGREDQDQGRCLSHILGFLCCLLVWALCGVCGGQGWKLEELWVEVCLERTSSLTLCLPSLRNTVLLALDEPSLGLATVALALLLVLTVGWGLLRRHLAHTETDQHTPTTTPTQKEEHDSDIQLPVQTLSAPCKAVNPAMSAASSPRFVDPETTWSRCSVHSPCSGNNMQLSLGHHGNSVLLSLEFLSADRLEGHKETKGLGDIPLTGIVEEHTDSTYRSQRGLGQWGFSCPGVNIMTWLVCLLTVCVLPLNLSVNILLIRHIETMLEWSLKLLM